A single window of Phycisphaerae bacterium DNA harbors:
- a CDS encoding HPF/RaiA family ribosome-associated protein: MRVQIFARNVTLTPSWVDFIERRLTFALGRFASRVQDVVVRIQDLNGPRGGIDQQCQIDARILPSAWKTAKGTGADLGSAISIAVDRIARCVRTDLDRRRTRRIRGRKRMETPVLA; the protein is encoded by the coding sequence ATGCGTGTTCAGATATTCGCGAGGAACGTCACTCTGACCCCCTCTTGGGTGGACTTTATCGAGCGACGTTTGACGTTCGCCCTCGGGCGATTCGCCTCACGAGTTCAGGATGTGGTCGTGCGGATTCAAGACCTCAATGGTCCGCGCGGCGGGATCGATCAGCAGTGCCAAATCGATGCACGCATTCTTCCCTCTGCGTGGAAGACTGCCAAGGGGACAGGTGCCGACTTGGGTTCGGCGATCAGCATCGCCGTGGACCGGATCGCTCGGTGCGTCCGGACGGACCTGGATCGCCGACGGACCCGTCGAATCCGCGGGCGTAAGCGCATGGAAACCCCGGTCCTCGCGTGA
- the nhaR gene encoding transcriptional activator NhaR, whose protein sequence is MESLNFNHLRYFWMVAREGTIAAACDQLYLTQSTISTQIRALEDYLGAKLFDRVGRNLVLTETGQTVYRYATEIFALGNELVDAARGCPAGPPARLSIGAQDTLSKLVVRRLLEPVFRLPEPLKLMCYEGTPLQLLPKLSTHEVDLVFSDAPMPPQIKVRAFSHLLGECGIAFFAVSDLARQLREGFPESLSGSPALLPAETTAMRGTLERWFRTMRVHPTVVAESEDVELIMALGQQGRGFFPAHNVIAPEVARNWQVEMIGEIGGHTERFYAISVERRLNHPAVVAITEAARKMLSVH, encoded by the coding sequence ATGGAATCACTTAACTTCAATCATTTAAGGTACTTCTGGATGGTTGCCCGGGAAGGTACGATCGCCGCTGCGTGCGATCAATTGTATCTGACGCAGTCCACGATCTCCACCCAGATTCGAGCCCTGGAGGACTACCTGGGGGCCAAGCTCTTTGATCGCGTTGGGCGCAATCTGGTTCTAACGGAGACCGGCCAGACCGTGTACCGATACGCCACAGAGATCTTTGCCTTGGGCAACGAACTGGTCGATGCGGCGCGGGGTTGTCCCGCAGGTCCGCCCGCTCGCCTGAGCATCGGAGCTCAGGACACGCTTTCCAAACTCGTGGTCCGTCGCCTGCTCGAACCGGTTTTCCGTCTGCCTGAGCCCCTAAAGTTGATGTGTTACGAGGGAACTCCTTTGCAATTGCTGCCCAAGCTGTCAACGCACGAGGTTGATTTGGTCTTCTCGGACGCCCCCATGCCGCCCCAGATCAAGGTCCGAGCCTTCAGTCATCTTCTCGGCGAGTGTGGCATTGCCTTTTTTGCCGTCTCCGATCTTGCCCGACAGTTGCGTGAGGGCTTTCCCGAGTCGCTGTCCGGATCGCCAGCCCTGCTCCCGGCCGAGACCACGGCCATGCGCGGTACGCTGGAACGGTGGTTTCGTACGATGCGGGTCCACCCCACCGTCGTGGCCGAATCCGAGGATGTCGAATTGATCATGGCCCTGGGGCAGCAGGGACGGGGCTTCTTTCCCGCTCACAATGTGATCGCTCCGGAGGTCGCGCGGAATTGGCAGGTCGAGATGATCGGCGAAATCGGCGGTCACACAGAACGGTTTTACGCCATTAGTGTCGAGCGCCGACTCAATCACCCGGCCGTTGTGGCGATTACCGAGGCGGCACGCAAGATGCTTTCTGTGCACTGA
- the speA gene encoding biosynthetic arginine decarboxylase, with the protein MGKLYHPVFTEKTDAVRKWTVSDAMDLYNIRNWGHPYFSINDNGNACVHPQGPHGPMLDLKQLVDELQRRGISLPILIRFSDILRARVEALNEAFHRAIQEYGYKNRYLGVYPIKVNQQRQVVEEIVTYGTPYQFGLEAGSKPELLAILALLDSTESLIICNGYKDLEYIEMALLASKMGKAVTIVVEKFTELPLIMEASQRLNVVPRLGVRVKLSSRGSGKWEFSGGDRSKFGLTIAELVQAVDYLRGNGMLDCLQLLHFHLGSQITNIRSIREGLEEACRIYVEMVQMGAPLRFLDVGGGLAVDYDGSKTNFASSRNYSMQEYANDVVSAVLDACDGAEVPHPVIVSESGRAITAHHSVLIFNVLGVSSYSETEVPQEIPEDKPDVLRNLLDCCRNITRKNFQESYHDALHYREECMSLFRHGYLTLKDRSMAESIFWAAMQRILRIVQELEYVPDDLEGLRRSLADTYFCNFSCFQSLPDFWAVQQLFPILPIHRLNEKPTRQGILADITCDSDGKIDRFIDLRDVKDALELHPLNGEDYILGVFLTGAYQETLGDMHNLFGDTNVVHIRLGPEGGYVIEQLVKGDTIKEVLQFMQYSTTELSNRMRKTVEAAVRSGTISFEEAGHFLEKYERGLEGYTYLERRVPRPTVADHV; encoded by the coding sequence ATGGGCAAACTCTATCATCCGGTCTTCACCGAGAAGACTGATGCCGTTCGCAAATGGACCGTCAGTGACGCGATGGACTTGTACAACATCCGGAACTGGGGTCATCCTTACTTCTCGATCAATGATAATGGCAATGCCTGTGTACACCCCCAGGGTCCCCACGGCCCGATGCTCGATCTCAAGCAGTTGGTCGATGAACTCCAACGCCGCGGCATCTCTTTGCCGATCCTGATCCGCTTTTCGGACATCCTGCGGGCACGCGTCGAAGCCCTGAACGAGGCGTTCCACCGAGCGATTCAGGAATACGGCTACAAGAACCGCTACCTGGGTGTATACCCGATCAAAGTGAACCAGCAGCGGCAGGTTGTTGAGGAGATCGTAACCTACGGTACGCCTTATCAGTTTGGTCTTGAGGCCGGCTCCAAGCCGGAGCTTCTAGCCATTCTGGCCCTTTTGGATTCCACCGAATCGCTCATTATCTGCAACGGCTACAAGGACTTGGAATACATCGAGATGGCTTTGCTCGCAAGCAAAATGGGCAAGGCGGTCACCATCGTCGTCGAGAAATTCACAGAGTTGCCGCTGATCATGGAAGCCTCCCAGAGGCTGAACGTGGTGCCCCGGCTGGGCGTGCGGGTGAAGCTGTCAAGCCGCGGCTCCGGCAAGTGGGAGTTCTCGGGCGGAGATCGTTCCAAGTTTGGTCTGACTATTGCTGAGCTGGTCCAGGCGGTGGATTATCTTCGGGGCAACGGGATGCTGGATTGTCTTCAACTGCTCCACTTCCACCTGGGAAGCCAGATCACCAACATCCGCTCGATTCGCGAGGGGCTCGAAGAGGCCTGCCGGATCTATGTCGAGATGGTCCAGATGGGGGCCCCGCTTCGGTTTTTGGACGTCGGGGGCGGCTTGGCGGTCGACTATGACGGCTCCAAGACCAACTTTGCCAGCAGCCGCAACTACTCCATGCAGGAGTACGCGAATGACGTCGTCAGCGCGGTTCTGGATGCCTGTGACGGAGCAGAGGTGCCCCACCCGGTCATCGTCTCCGAGTCCGGCCGGGCGATCACGGCGCATCACTCGGTCCTCATCTTCAACGTCCTGGGGGTCAGCTCATACAGCGAGACCGAGGTGCCTCAGGAGATCCCCGAAGACAAGCCCGACGTGCTCCGCAACCTGCTGGACTGCTGCCGGAATATCACTCGCAAGAACTTCCAGGAAAGCTACCATGACGCCCTGCATTACCGCGAGGAATGCATGAGCCTCTTCCGGCATGGCTACCTGACCCTCAAAGACAGGAGCATGGCCGAGTCGATTTTCTGGGCAGCCATGCAACGGATCCTGAGGATCGTGCAGGAACTGGAGTACGTTCCGGACGATCTGGAGGGGCTTCGGCGGTCGCTGGCCGACACCTACTTCTGTAATTTCTCGTGTTTTCAGTCCTTGCCCGACTTCTGGGCCGTCCAGCAGCTTTTTCCGATTCTGCCGATTCACCGGCTTAACGAAAAGCCCACGAGGCAGGGGATTCTGGCCGACATCACCTGCGACTCCGACGGCAAGATCGACCGATTCATCGACCTGCGTGATGTAAAGGATGCTTTGGAGTTGCACCCCCTTAACGGCGAGGACTATATCCTGGGCGTGTTCCTGACCGGGGCTTACCAGGAGACGCTCGGCGATATGCACAACCTGTTCGGCGACACGAACGTCGTGCACATCCGTCTCGGCCCCGAGGGCGGCTACGTGATCGAGCAACTGGTCAAGGGGGATACGATCAAGGAAGTCCTTCAGTTCATGCAGTACTCCACAACTGAGCTGTCGAACCGGATGCGAAAGACCGTTGAGGCCGCCGTCCGGTCGGGCACAATCTCCTTCGAGGAAGCCGGTCACTTCCTGGAGAAGTACGAGCGGGGGCTCGAGGGCTACACGTATCTGGAACGTCGCGTTCCCAGGCCGACCGTTGCGGATCATGTCTGA
- a CDS encoding phosphatase PAP2 family protein: protein MSDSSLPPWAHWLKRCLPAVALVAASLLLLRFDVRILRWGNRGFPDDPHGWTEQFLLGLRDFGQILPVIVTCVVVAAFDRRWRRVVAAILLSQLVAMVVYNGGKYTIVRYRPNSGVVDFDDPATRPADTWVGWAPGNTDDRSSSFPSGHSAAAFAFGTVLATFYPRLAWLFWTLAFGCAASRFIQFFHWPSDCLVGGTIGYLSACLVLGIFGPGHKRPLGKRTEPVPGTAQGLSSDPAEQVVMTSAGGPRNDRLCCR, encoded by the coding sequence ATGTCTGATTCCTCTCTACCCCCGTGGGCACATTGGCTGAAGCGCTGCCTCCCTGCGGTTGCCCTCGTCGCGGCGTCGCTGCTCCTGTTGCGTTTCGACGTTCGGATCTTGCGATGGGGCAATAGGGGTTTTCCTGATGATCCCCACGGCTGGACAGAGCAGTTTTTGTTGGGCCTGCGGGATTTCGGGCAGATTCTGCCGGTGATCGTGACCTGTGTGGTGGTAGCGGCGTTCGACCGCCGTTGGCGTCGGGTGGTTGCGGCCATCCTGTTGTCCCAACTGGTGGCAATGGTCGTTTACAACGGCGGCAAATACACCATCGTGCGATACCGCCCGAACTCCGGCGTGGTTGACTTCGATGATCCGGCTACCCGGCCGGCGGACACCTGGGTCGGCTGGGCTCCCGGCAACACCGATGATCGCAGCTCGTCATTTCCCTCGGGTCACTCCGCGGCCGCATTTGCCTTTGGCACGGTGCTGGCAACGTTTTACCCGCGCCTGGCCTGGCTTTTCTGGACACTGGCCTTCGGCTGCGCCGCTTCCCGATTCATCCAGTTCTTCCACTGGCCCAGCGATTGCCTGGTGGGCGGGACCATCGGGTACCTGAGTGCCTGTCTGGTGTTGGGGATCTTTGGACCCGGCCACAAACGCCCCCTTGGCAAACGAACAGAGCCGGTCCCGGGCACCGCTCAGGGCTTATCGTCGGATCCCGCCGAGCAGGTGGTTATGACCTCAGCGGGCGGGCCAAGGAATGACCGTTTGTGTTGCCGATAG
- the tgt gene encoding tRNA guanosine(34) transglycosylase Tgt, which produces MFELEIHHCEPGGQARVGVLHTPHGPVRTPAFMPIGTRGSVKGLWPEQVRDSGADIILANTYHLALRPGAELIEQLGGLHRFIGWDGPILTDSGGYQVFSLAELNHITDDGVTFRSHIDGQWLHLDPVSATRIQNQLGADIIMAFDECPPGNAGREAVAQAVDRTVRWAAGCKQAHERDDQALFGIVQGGVFHDLRRLCADRLIDLDFDGYAIGGLSVGETHRNMVEVLNEVAPHLPPNKPRYLMGVGTPRDIVAAVRAGVDMFDCVLPTRNGRNGYAFTATHPLRLRNEKHRAENLPLEAECPCPTCRRFSRAYIRHLFLAGEMMGPILLSLHNLWFFQRFMARLRDLIPSGDWETLLAEFPVAADGGLSRIDDKGACE; this is translated from the coding sequence GTGTTTGAGCTGGAGATCCATCATTGTGAGCCGGGCGGGCAGGCCCGGGTCGGCGTCTTGCATACGCCGCACGGACCGGTACGTACGCCGGCATTCATGCCGATCGGCACACGGGGCTCAGTCAAGGGCCTGTGGCCCGAGCAAGTCCGCGACAGCGGCGCGGACATCATCCTGGCCAACACCTATCACCTTGCCCTGCGGCCGGGAGCAGAACTTATCGAGCAGCTCGGCGGGCTGCATCGCTTCATAGGTTGGGACGGCCCGATCCTGACGGACAGCGGCGGCTACCAGGTCTTCTCGCTGGCGGAGTTGAACCACATTACCGATGATGGTGTGACTTTCCGCTCGCACATTGACGGTCAGTGGCTTCATCTTGACCCTGTCTCGGCCACCCGGATCCAGAATCAGCTTGGCGCCGACATCATCATGGCCTTTGATGAGTGTCCTCCCGGCAATGCCGGCCGCGAGGCGGTGGCCCAAGCTGTGGATCGAACCGTCCGCTGGGCCGCCGGCTGCAAGCAGGCTCACGAGCGGGACGATCAGGCCTTGTTCGGTATCGTCCAGGGCGGGGTGTTTCACGACCTGAGGCGATTGTGCGCCGATCGGCTTATCGATCTGGACTTTGACGGATACGCGATCGGCGGATTGTCTGTCGGCGAGACGCACCGGAATATGGTTGAGGTACTGAACGAAGTGGCCCCCCATCTGCCGCCCAACAAGCCGCGGTATCTAATGGGCGTTGGCACGCCGAGGGACATTGTTGCGGCCGTCCGGGCGGGGGTGGACATGTTTGACTGCGTCTTGCCAACGCGGAACGGCCGAAACGGTTACGCATTCACAGCGACGCATCCGCTCAGGCTTCGCAATGAGAAACACCGGGCCGAGAACCTGCCCCTGGAGGCCGAATGCCCCTGCCCGACGTGTCGGCGGTTCAGCAGAGCTTACATCCGGCACCTGTTTCTGGCCGGCGAGATGATGGGCCCCATCCTTCTGTCTCTGCACAACTTGTGGTTCTTCCAACGATTCATGGCTCGCCTGCGAGACTTGATTCCCAGTGGGGATTGGGAGACACTGCTTGCCGAGTTCCCGGTAGCCGCTGACGGCGGCCTCAGTAGAATCGACGACAAAGGAGCCTGCGAGTGA
- the yajC gene encoding preprotein translocase subunit YajC, with amino-acid sequence MTHLFDIPVVAQGGGGPPTMWIGLILMIVVFYGLVAWNSRKDKKRRQDMLNAIKKNDRVMTIGGIIGTVVSTNDTEVTLKVDESANVKITFARGAIQKVLTEGERPADVGS; translated from the coding sequence GTGACGCACTTGTTTGACATACCCGTTGTTGCCCAAGGTGGCGGCGGCCCCCCCACCATGTGGATCGGCCTTATCCTGATGATTGTGGTGTTCTATGGTTTGGTTGCCTGGAACAGCCGCAAGGACAAGAAACGTCGTCAGGATATGCTGAACGCGATCAAGAAAAACGATCGCGTCATGACCATCGGCGGAATCATTGGCACGGTCGTGAGCACCAACGATACTGAAGTGACTCTCAAAGTCGACGAGTCGGCCAATGTTAAGATCACCTTTGCTCGGGGTGCCATTCAGAAGGTTTTGACCGAAGGCGAGAGACCCGCCGACGTGGGCAGTTGA